GCCGGGAGACCTGTCCTCCACGCTGCACCGGGCCGTCTCCCGACCGGCCCTCGGTCCGGTCTCGGTCGACCTCGGGGCGTACACGCCCCGGATCGTCGTCGACGGGGTCGTCCTGCAGCGCGCCCGCTGGCGGCTGCGTCTTCCGGAGCGAACCGGCGACGCCTTCGCGCAGTGGCTGGCGGTGCAGCGGATCCGGGTCGCCCACGGGCTGCCGCGCCACGCCTACGTCAGACATCCCGCCGAGCCGAAACCGCTGTACGTCGACTTCGCCGACCCGTTGTCCGTGCTGGACATCGCCCGGCTCCCCGCGGACGACGTCGTCGTGTCGGAGATGCTGCCCACGCCGGACGGCCTGTGGTGGCGGGTGGACGACCAGCCGCACTGCGCCGAGATCCGCCTCGGATGCCTGGTGCGGCCGTTGGCCGCCACCGTCGCCGACGACGCCGCCGGGACCACGAGAGACCGCCAGTGAGCACTGCCAGCAGAACGAGGAGGCACCCGTCATGACCGAGCAGACCCGCATCACCGCCCTCGTCCGGGACGCCTACGACAAGTCCGCCGACCGGTACGAGTCGGCGGGCCGGATGCTCTTCCACCCACTGGGCACGATGGTCGCCGACCTGTTGGACCTGCGGCCGGGCGAGCGGGTGCTCGACCTCGGTTGCGGACGCGGCGCATGTCTGTTCCCCATCGCCCACCAGGTCGGCGCCGAGGGCTTCGTCCTCGGCATCGACCAGGCCCGAGGCATGGTCGACGCGTGCGCGGCCGACGTCGAGACCCGCGGTCTGCGGGGCCGCGCGCGCGTCGAGGTGGGTGACGCGCAGAACTTCACCGTGGACCGGCCGTTCGACGCGGTGAGCGCCGGCATGGTGCTGTTCCTGCTACCGGCTCCGGAACAGGCACTGGCCTGCGCCGCGGCGGCGCTGCGACCCGGCGGCAGGTTGGCCGCGACCACCTTCCCCACCGAGCACGGCAGGCTCGCCGCGGGCTGGGAGTCGGCGGAGACCCTCGCCGGTGTCCTGGCCGGGTACCTACCGGACGGCGTCGACGATCCGTGGCAGCTGGTCCTCGGGCTCGGCGGCCCGTTGGCGTCGGAGGAGACCACCGCCAACGCGGTCCTGGCGGCCGGATTCAGGGACGTCGACGTCCACCACGTGCCGGCGAGGTCGCGATTCGAAACGATCGACGACTACCTGTCCTGGACCTGGACGGTGACCACGCGCATGCAGTGGGATCTGGTGCCACCGGAGCGGGTGGCCGAGGCGACCGACGCGGCCCGCGAGGCGCTGCGCAGCCTGGCGGGTGCCGACGGCTCACTGGAGCTCTCTTGTCCGACCAGGACGATCCGCGCCGTCAGGTGACGGCTGCGCCCGACACCGCCCCCGCACCGAGGGCGAAGCCGAGAGGTGAGATGAGATGCGTACAGAGTTGATCCGGCCGCTGTCCGAGCTGCTCAGCGGACACGCCGTCCGGCTCGGGGACAAGGTCGCCTTCGCCGACGACCGGCACGGCGTCAGCTACCACGACCTGGCGCTGCGGACCTCTCGACTGGCCGGGCACCTGGCCGCGATGGGGCTGGACACCGGCGCTCGGGCGGCGATCCTGATGGGCAACAGCGTGGAAGCCGTGGAGAGCTGCCTCGCCGTCATCCGGGCCGGCGGCATCGCGGTGCCACTCAATCCGCAGGCGTCCGGGGCCGAACTCGCCCACGTCCTCGCCGACGCCGAGCCGACGGTGGTCCTGTGTGACCCCGCCCGCCTCGACCAGGTGACCCGGGCGCTGCCCACGCGTCGGACAGCACGGATCATCCTGACCGCGGACTCCGTTCCCACGGAGCAGGCACCACCCGGCACGGCGTCCTACGAGGCGCTGGTGGCAACCGAGCCAACCGGGCCGGTCCCCGACGAGGCTCCGCTCGACGATCCGGCGTGGCTGCTCTACACGTCGGGCACCACGGGTCACCCCAAGGGCGTGTTGTACTCGCTGCGCAGCTCGTTGTGGCTGGTGGCGTCCTGCCACGTGCCGGTGTTGGGGCTGTCGGAGCAGGACCGCCTGTTGTGGCCGATGCCGCTGTTCCACGGGCTCGGCCAGAACCTGTGCGTGATGGGTGTGACGGCCGTGGGCGCGAGTGCCCGGCTGATGAACGGCTTCGCGGCCGAGGCGGTGCGCGACGCGCTGCACGAGGAGAGGGTGACGTTCCTCGCCGGTGTGCCGACCACGTACCACTATCTGCTGGACCATGCCGCCGACGGCGCCGTCGACCTGCCCGGGCTGCGGCTGGGCTTCGTAGCGGGATCGGCGAGCAGTGCCGCTCTGGGCGCCCGGTTCGAGGAGGCGTTCGGTGTTCCGCTGGTGGACCAGTACGGTTCCACCGAGACCGGTGCCATCACCTCGAACTGGCCGTCCGGGCAGCGCGTCCCCGGCTCGGTGGGTCCGCCGGTGCCCGGCGTGAGCATCCGCCTGGTCGAGCCCGAGTCCGGCCGGGACGTGCCCGCCGGAGACCAGGGCGAGGTGTGGGTCAGCGGCCCCAACCTCATGCTGGGCTACCACCGCCAGCCCGAGGCCACCGCCGCGGTCCTGCGCGACGGCTGGTACCGCACAGGTGATCTGGCACGGCGCGACGCCCTCGGTCACCTGACCCTGACCGGTCGGCTCAAGGAGCTCATCATCCGTGGCGGTGAGAACATCCACCCCGCCGAGATCGAGGCGGTCCTGCGCGAGGTCGCCGGGGTGGCCGACGTGGCGGTGGGCGCCGAGCCGCACGACGTGCTCGGCGAGGTGCCGGTGGCCTACGTGGTGCCCGGTCCCG
The sequence above is a segment of the Micromonospora sp. WMMA1363 genome. Coding sequences within it:
- a CDS encoding methyltransferase domain-containing protein; translated protein: MTEQTRITALVRDAYDKSADRYESAGRMLFHPLGTMVADLLDLRPGERVLDLGCGRGACLFPIAHQVGAEGFVLGIDQARGMVDACAADVETRGLRGRARVEVGDAQNFTVDRPFDAVSAGMVLFLLPAPEQALACAAAALRPGGRLAATTFPTEHGRLAAGWESAETLAGVLAGYLPDGVDDPWQLVLGLGGPLASEETTANAVLAAGFRDVDVHHVPARSRFETIDDYLSWTWTVTTRMQWDLVPPERVAEATDAAREALRSLAGADGSLELSCPTRTIRAVR